A single window of Opisthocomus hoazin isolate bOpiHoa1 chromosome 5, bOpiHoa1.hap1, whole genome shotgun sequence DNA harbors:
- the LOC142361499 gene encoding C-X-C motif chemokine 2-like, translating to MRLLPAVLALALLLSSMVPGGGLSLESLLTNMRCKCIKSTAQVINLGLILAIDVTPPGIHCRRKEIILTLKKNKKLCVAPEAPWIQLLIYKLTQRYTTPSDHKTGSVPNVLAGLLDLHPFPPPKTCRNSIKKEASTRPRRDAERWAGGAERRCRPPRRPPAPSLPLSGYHDK from the exons AtgcggctgctgccggcggtgctggccctggccctgctcctgAGCAGCATGGTGCCGGGGGGCG GTCTGTCGCTGGAGAGCCTCCTGACCAACATGCGGTGCAAGTGCATCAAATCGACTGCCCAGGTCATCAACCTGGGGCTGATCCTTGCCATCGACGTGACGCCGCCGGGTATTCACTGCCGGAGGAAGGAGATCAT CCTTAccctgaagaaaaacaagaagctaTGTGTGGCCCCCGAGGCTCCCTGGATCCAGCTGCTCATCTACAAGCTGACGCAGAGGTACACGACGCCCAGCGACCATAAAACAGGCAGCGTACCCAATGTGTTGGCAGGGCTGCTCGATTTACATCCCTTTCCCCCACCAAAAACCTGCAGGAACTCCATCAAAAAAGAAGCATCGACGCGGCCGCGGCGGGATGCGGAGCGAtgggctgggggagcagagcGGCGGTGCCGGCCCCCTCGCAGACCCCCTGCTCCATCTCTCCCTCTGTCCGGGTACCATGATAAATAA